A section of the Lynx canadensis isolate LIC74 chromosome A1, mLynCan4.pri.v2, whole genome shotgun sequence genome encodes:
- the TXNDC15 gene encoding thioredoxin domain-containing protein 15, whose protein sequence is MAARNRARARAPDSPPPGLLGVGSATRVAVRGLPCVLGGGPASRRPRAMRLFGWWQLLLWVLGPPACGLEVAEEHSHLPSEEQSAPALQAGAPSVAEEQPSLGQAGQDRSAGDASAVLGLDTGGDHVVMLSVIPGEAEAEARLGRELSSGTCGAGGEEDSRCSLREHLFSLDGAGASFPDREEEYYPEPEVADTDPAPPEDSNNTESLKSPKVNCEERNVTGLENSTLKILNMSQDLMDFLNPNGSDCTLVLFYTPWCRFSASLAPHFNSLPRAFPALHFLALDASQHSSLSTRFGTVAVPNILLFQGAKPMARFNHTDRTLETLKIFIFNQTGIEAKKNVVVTQADQIGPLPSTLIKSVDWLLVFSLFFLISFIMYATIRTESIRWLIPGQEQEHAE, encoded by the exons ATGGCGGCACGGAATCGCGCTCGCGCTCGCGCTCCcgactcccctcccccaggcctcttGGGGGTTGGGAGCGCAACGCGCGTAGCCGTGCGCGGTTTGCCCTGCGTCCTGGGTGGTGGTCCCGCCAGCCGCCGGCCCCGCGCGATGCGTCTCTTCGGCTGGTGGCAGCTCCTGCTTTGGGTGCTGGGGCCTCCTGCCTGCGGCCTGGAGG TTGCAGAGGAACACAGTCACTTGCCGTCGGAGGAACAGTCTGCGCCGGCTCTGCAGGCAGGGGCCCCGTCGGTGGCTGAGGAGCAGCCCTCCCTCGGCCAGGCGGGACAGGACAGATCAGCCGGAGATGCGAGCGCAGTGCTGGGGCTGGACACGGGTGGTGACCACGTGGTGATGCTGTCCGTGATCCCCggggaggctgaggctgaggccaGGCTGGGCCGTGAGCTGAGCAGCGGCACCTGCGGGGCCGGAGGGGAGGAGGACTCACGCTGCAGTCTCCGAGAGCATCTGTTCTCTCTGGATGGCGCCGGGGCGAGCTTCCCCGACCGAGAAGAGGAGTATTACCCAGAGCCCGAAGTGGCTGACACGGATCCAGCCCCGCCCGAGGACTCCAATAACACCGAGAGTCTGAAATCCCCCAAGGTGAACTGTGAGGAGAGAAATGTGACTGGATTGGAGAACTCcactctgaaaattttaaatatgtcacAG GACCTCATGGATTTTCTAAACCCAAACGGTAGTGACTGCACCCTAGTCCTGTTTTACACCCCGTGGTGCCGATTTTCTGCCAGTTTGGCCCCTCATTTTAATTCTCTGCCCCGGGCATTTCCAGCTCTTCATTTTTTGGCACTGGATGCATCTCAGCACAGCAG CCTTTCTACCAGGTTTGGCACCGTAGCTGTTCCTAACATCTTGTTATTTCAAGGAGCTAAACCAATGGCTAGATTTAATCATACAGACCGAACATTGGAAACActgaaaatcttcatttttaaccaGACAG GTATAGAAGCCAAGAAAAATGTGGTGGTAACTCAAGCTGACCAAATAGGCCCTCTTCCCAGCACTTTGATAAAAAGTGTGGACTGGCTGcttgtattttccttattctttttaattagttttattatGTATGCTACCATTCGAACTGAGAGCATCCGGTGGCTCATTCCAGGACAAGAGCAGGAGCATGCGGAGTAG